The genomic region GCGAGGTCGAGGAGATGATCGCCGGGAACTAGCGCTGCTGGATTGATCGCCGTTTCACGGTCATTCTAGACCTTCGTAAACAGGCTCGACCAGGCCGCGATCGAAATCTGAAGTCGACGAGGACCCACGATGGATTTCAACTACACACCCGAGGACGAGGCGTTCCGCCACGAGCTTCGCCAATGGCTCGAAGCTAACCGCCAGTACGCTTCGACCTCTTTCAGCAATCTGGCAAGCGAGGGCGATGACCATTGGAGCACGCGCGTCCGCTGGCACAAGAAGCTAAACGAAGGCGGCTGGGTCGCCGTCAACTGGCCCAAGGAGTACGGAGGCCGTGGCGCCACCGTTATGCAGCGGCTCATCTTTCGCGAAGAGCTCGCGCGCCTCAACCTGAGTGAGCCCAGCATCGGGATGGGGATCGGGCTGCTGGGGCCGACCCTGATGCACTGGGGTACTGAAGAACAGAAGCGCAAACATCTGCCGGTTATCCTCGCCGGTGACGAAATCTGGTGCCAGGGCTATAGCGAGCCGGGCTCCGGGTCCGACCTCGCTTCGATTCAGACGCGTGCCGTAGACCGGGGCGACGACTTTGTGGTGAACGGCCAGAAAGTGTGGACCTCGATGGCGCAGCATGCGGACTGGATCTTCGCGCTGGTACGCACCGATCCCGAAGCGCCCAAGCACAAGGGAATCAGTTACTTGCTCGTGGACATGCACAGCCCGGGTGTTACGGTCCGTCCCCTCGTGCAGATGACCGGCGGGAGGGGCTTCAACGAAGTTTTCTTCGAAGACGTTCGCGTTCCCAAGAGGAATCTGGTCAGCGAGAAGAACAACGGCTGGCAGGTCGCGATCACCACCCTGATGTTCGAACGGGGCGGCGCTGCCGGCGCGGGCGGCCCGAGTCAGGAAGTCATCGACCTGGTTAGCCTGGCGCGGCGACTCCCACGCGATGGGAAAACCGCGTGGGACGATCCGGGCGTGCGCCAGAAGGTCGCCGAGTTCGCTTCCGAAGCTAAGGCACTCAAGTACACCGGCTATCGCCAGATGACACGCCAGCTCAAAGGCCTGCCGCCCGGGCCGGAGGGCTCGATGATGAAGCTGGTCAGTACTGAGCTCGCGCTCAAGATCGCCTTGTACGCGATGGAACTGCTGGGGCCTTATAGCCAATTCGAGTACGACGCTCCCTTCGCGATCGACAAGGGCAAATGGTCATTCCGGATGTTGGCGGCTCGAGGCCCAACCATTTTCGCCGGGACTAACCAGATCCAACACAACATCATCGGTGAGCGCGTCCTCGGTCTGCCGAAGGGTTAAGCACTCGGGCCGCGCGCCAGGGGTTATGGCGATGGTTGGCCGGGTTTGATCCTTCCCTAAGCCAAGCTGCAAGGGGACTAAGTTGGCGGCCCTGGGCGCCGCGAGGTCGCTGACCACCTGGAAAGATGTACAGAATGGAACTTGCGAAAAATTGCCTCGACGTCGGGCTTTTCACCAATCGCCTCGATGAAATGAAGAAGTTTTACAGCGAGCGTCTACGACTGCCCTACGAAGAACTCCTTCCCCTGGGCGGTGGAATGCAGCAACATCGCTATGGGCTGCTCGGTTCCGTACTAAAGATCAACCATTCCCGTGACCCCTTGCCGCAACGAGGCCCAGGCGGCGGGTACCAACGAGTCACCATTTCCGATCCCCATATCCCGAGGCCAATTGAACTGACCGATCCCGACGGCAATTCGGTCGAGCTGATTCCGACGGGACATCTAGGTATTCGGCAAATCGAAATTCACCTCGGTGTTACCAGCGAGGCCGACTTTGCGAAGTTCTACGGCGAAGCGCTGTGCGGCGAACGCGTTGGTGAAAGCCGTTACCGAATCGGGGAGACCGTCCTCAGCTTCGCGCACGATCCTACTGCGCGCCGCGCAGATAAATCCGCTTCCCAAACCGCGGTGGAAGTGATCGCGTCGATGCGCGCGGTCGGCTTCCGCTACTGCACCGTGCAGGTGAAGAATTGTGATGCCGAGCACCAGCGCTTTCTCTCGATGGGAGTATGGGAAGGCGCCGCGCCGGTGACGCTGGGCAAGGTCGCAAGAATTTCCTTCATTCGCGACCCCGACGGCAACTGGATCGAAATCTCCCAGCGCGCCTCTCTAACCGGCGCCCTGCCCGCGCAGTAGCCAGAGAAAGCCCGCCACTGGACCTCCCCGCTCTGCAGGAGTGGTTGGTTTGGGCGCAGCCCTCGCCCCTAGCTGCGCAAAATCGCCAGCACCAGCGGGGTTACATCCAGCTGTGAAGGTTGACTCCCCGCCACTCGCTCGACCAGGTCCTGGAGGTCCTTGCCATCCTTGCCTTGGCACGCGAGCACAAGCGGAATGTGGCTGTCCTGCTCCGAGGGACTGCCGTGCCACGAGCGATAGGGACCGGAAAAGTAATAGCGCTGTTCAATGGGAATCGTCAGGCCGGAACGCGCGAGCAAAACGATATCGCCGGCACGATTGCCATATGGGCCGACCCCAAGCCATCGCATTCGTTCGTTGAGCTTGAGTAGGTCGGGTCTGGGATCCGTCTTGAGGTATGCGTAAATCGGAACCAGTTTTTTTCCGTCGAAGACCTCGAACGGTCCCACCTGCTGCTGCCCGGCCGGTGTCCGCGCGCGCGCGAAAATTAAATCCAAGGTTCCCTTCAGACGCGGTATCGGCGTGCCGGTCCGATTGACATAGTCGAATGCGCGCACCGCTGGCATTACTTCCGCGGCAAACCGGGGCGGCTTACTCCAGTCGCACTTCTGGCCCGCTGCGGCGCAGGTCGATCTGTCGGCCAGGTACACGTACGCCATCGCGCCTTGATACGCGAATACGGCCTGGTAGTCCTGCTCATCCGGCGCCGGCTCGAGCTTGAATTTGCGCGTTCGGAAACCGGTCGCGCGCAGGACCGCAGCGGGTGTATCCGTCCCTTCCGACCCCAACGCGTTCTCCTTGAGCACCGGCGTATGACCGTGGTCGGCGATTATTAGTACATAGGTACGATCGAGCGCGCCCGCCGTCCGGTACCTATCCAGCACTTGCCCCACCGCCGGATCGGTTATCGTCTCCAGGTACTCAACCTCGCTGGCGAGCGCGTGCGGCGCCAGGTGGGTGTAGAGGTCGATTCCCGGAAAGTAGACCACCTGGATGGCGGGCAGCCCGTGAGTGTTGATCGCATCAATCAACTTAGGCACCGAGTTCTCATCCAATTCCGCATAGGCATCCCGCTTAAGCGAAGAGCTCTCCATAACTTCGCCATGGACGAAATCGGCCATCAGCGACACAAACGCGATCGGCTCGATGGTGGTAAAGACGTCCGCCCGCCGATACACCGGGTTGAGCGAAACGTGCGAGACCACTCCGGCTTGCTCGAACAGCGTCGGCGTCATCAGCGCCTTCCCGACCAGATCCTCGGTCACCATCCTGCGGGTGTCGTCGGTCTCGGTGACCGAAACCGGCGCGGGCGCGTAAAATTTCATCTCCTCGCGCACGAACCATTCGTTGCCGGGAACCCCATGATAGGCGGGCGGCGCCCCGGTGAAGATCGATGACCATGCGGCTATGGTGGTCGAAGGCAGAATGCTAATCGCGTTCGGCGCGGACCACGCATGTTCGTACAGTCCTTCGCCGCGGCTCTTGCCGAGCAGCTTCTCAAGGTTCGGAGCGCGCCCCGACTCGAGCGCTTTGCCCAGCTCGTGGTAACCGACTCCATCGAAAGCGAAAATGAGTACCAGCGGGCCGCTCTGGGGAGCATGCGGAAGGGCCCGCACTTTTTCGCCTCCGCTCAACAGCAGCTTGGCACCCGGGCTGCACGAGAAAACGGCGGTAAACCCGAGCAGGATCGCGAACAGTACGACGAGACGGTGGCGAGCAGGTCGCCGGTGAAGAGGCATCCTTGATCGCTTTTATCTGAAAGCGACGCGTGGTTTCAAAGAAGATCGCGTGGAGAGTGTGGCTAAGCCCAGCGCGATCGCGGGCGATTGCGCGAAATGCCCGCACGCGACGAGGAGAATAGCTTGACCGGCTTGGGCGCCTGGATCTGAATTTTTTCGAAACCCTCGACGTGCTCGCGTTCGAGTTGCTCACCCAGCACCCGTTCCAGGCGGGCCAGCGTTACTCGTTCTTCCGGGGTGACTAGACTTATCGCTTCGCCGTACTTACCCATGCGCGCGGTGCGCCCCACCCGATGTATGTAACTCTCGGTCTCGTCGTGGAGATCAAAATTAATCACGTGGGATACGTCGGCGATGTCGAGACCCCGCGCTGCCAGGTCGGTCGCGACCATCACGCGAAAGCGCCGCGCACGGAAACCGGCGAGTGCCGCGTTGCGCTGTCCTTGCGAACGATCGCCATGAATCGGTATCGCTCGGATATGTGCGTGCTGGAGCATTTTCGCGATCCGGTCGGCGCGGCTCTTGGTTCGCGTGAAAACGATCGCGCTCTCGATCTCGGGGCGCTTGAGAATCTCGAGCAGCATCTTGCTCTTTTCTTCGAGCGCAACTGGATAGATCGATTGGCGCACCGTCACCGGCGGCGCGCTCTTTTCGCCGATCGTCACGCGCGCCGGATCGTGTAGAAACTCCCGCGCCAGCGTCTCCGGCCCCGCTGCCATCGTCGCCGAAAACATCATCGTCTGTCGATGCCGCGGCACCATCCTCATTATCCGCTTGAGCTGGGGCAGGAAACCCATGTCAAGCAGCCGGTCAGCTTCGTCGATGACCACCACCTCCACCCGGTCGAGTTTGACGATGTGGCGTTCAAGATAATCGATGAGTCGGCCAGGGCACGCGACCAGTACCTGCGCGCCGGCACGAATTTCGTCGATCTGGCGCTTCTCCGACTCTCCCCCCATCACCACCGCGGCACGCAGTCGGGTATGCCGCGCCAGCATGGCGAATTCCCGCGCGACTTGTGTGGCGAGCTCTCGCGTCGGCGTGATTACCAGGGCGGCCAGATGGCTGGTATGCGCTCGATGCAGGCGGTCGAGCGCCGGAGCGAGAAAGGCGCAGGTCTTCCCGCTGCCCGTCTCCGCGGTCGCCACCACGTCGCGGCCCTGGAGGGCGACCGGGATAGTCTCCGCTTGAACCGGGGTGGTCTCGTGGTATCCGCGATCGGAAAGCGCGCGCTGGATCTCTGGCGCTAAATGAAGTTCGGAAAAAAGCAATTGAGGTAGTTCTTACTGCCGTCGAGCATACCGATCGCAGGGCAGTCAAACAACGATCCACCCCGGCGACCACCTTCACGCCAACCCTCTCAGACGGTGGGTTACTCCTGATGTGGGCCGGGTGGGAGCGACCCGGCTTAGAGCAGCCTGGCCTGCGCAAACGTTGAGCCGCTCGGCACAGCGCGGCTAAAAGGTCCCATGACGTCCCGCCCCTGCGGCGAAGCGCGCGGCGCCCTCGCGAGTTTCACCCGAATTCACAGTATCGATCCCGTGGCGATATTCGTTGACCATCGCTTCCGCCTGGGGCATCGTCCAGGCCTCATACGTCGACATACGGTCGGATCGCATGCAGCGCTGCGGAAACGCGGCTATCTGCGCCGCGAGTTCACGTGCCGCTCGGAGCGTATCCCCTTTTTCGGTAAGCCGGTTGACCAGCCCCATCCGCACTGCTTCGTCTCCCGACACTCCGCGTCCCGTCAGGATCATGTCCATGGCGTGGCTCATCCCGATGAGGCGCGGCAACCGTACCGTGCCTCCATCTACCAGCGGCACTCCCCAGCGCCGGCAGAACACGCCAAAAACCGCATCGCGCGCCGCCACTCGCATGTCGCACCACAACGCGAGCTCCAGTCCACCCGCGACGGCATATCCTTCTACTGCCGCAATGACGGGTTTGTTCAGCAGCATGCGTGTGCATCTCAACGGTCCATCGCCGGTTTCGGTCACGCGATTCCCGCGATTGCTAGAGACCGCCTTCAAATCGGCGCCCGCGCAGAAACAACCGCTTTTGCCGGTGAGAATAGCGACCGAAACCGCAGGATCAGAATCGAAGCGCCGAAAAGCTTGGGCGAGCTCATCGGCGGTTGCGCGATCAACCGCGTTTCTGGACTCTGGCCGATTGATGCTGACAATTGCCAGCGTTCCTTCGACTTCGTATTCCACCAGGCTCATAGCCGCTCCTTTTGGTCAGCGAGGGGCGTTCCCGTCGTAGCCGGTGCCAAGAAAATGTCAAGCCGATCAATTTCGATCTCACTGTGCACGTCCGTGAACAACTAAAACACGCTATATGATTCACACCCTTCGCGGCATTTCGTTTGCATCTGTACTCGACTCCGAAGGCGACAATATGCCACCTTTTGCACTTGGCGAAGCCGCGCAACCCGCCTCGACACCCTTCCGCCCGGGTGGTGGACCTTCACGTGTGACCGTAATCGAACGCTCATTGGAGTTGGATGAATGGACTCGTCGCGCGATTCGCGTGGGCGGCTCGTTGATTGTGCTGGCGCGCCTTATCAATTTGTACGACCTGTGGCGCGTGAATGCGACCCACGCCGGGCCGATCATAGCGAGCGTGCTGTTCTCCCTGCTTTTGGGTCTTGGCACCTTTGCCGCCACCTATGCGCCGTGGTTCGACCGCCGTTGGCGGGAAATAGTGCTGGCCATGTGCGCTTCGTCGGTTCTGGCGATGACGCTCTTCGGAATTCGGACCCAGCGCATGGAAGTGATCTTGCTCTCGTTGGTCCTGGTAACACTCGTTCCGAGTGCGCTCCTGCCCTGGTCGCCCGTATGGCAAGCATCTCTAAGTACATTTTGTTTCGGCCTATGGCTCCTGACCGCGGCAACCTTAGGTCAGGGCGCCGAGGATCCGCCCCGTTGGCTGGCGGTCATCGCCGCCGCCGCCTTCGCCCAATTTGTTGTGGTTCTGCGCACCCGGCAGCGGGTGGAACTTGAAGAATCCAACCGCAAACTGCGCGAGAGTGAAACCAACCTGCGCAAGCTCTACGAGGCGAGCCCGGCTTCGATAGCCGTGCTGCGCATGCCGGAGCGCATTTTTACGGAGATAAACCAGACCTTTGAGCGAGGAACCGGGTACTCGCGTGCCGAAGTAATCGGCAAGACCGACCTCGAAGTTGGGGTCTGGAACGACCTGGCAGCCCGCGACCGCTTGTTTGACATCATACGAAGACGCGGCGCGGTGCAAAGCTTCGGTGCCGATTTTCGCCTTCGTGACGGCAAGGTGGTGCCCACCCTGATTTCCGCTGTGCAGGCTGAAATCGACGGTACCCCGTGCGTCATCAGCATTACGCGCGGAATCTTTCGGATTAAGCAGGCCGAGCAGGAGTTGGTTGCTGCCCGCGAGGAGGCCCTGGCAGCGTCCCGCGCCAAGTCGGAATTCCTGAGCAGCATGTCGCATGAGATACGCACCCCACTCAACGCGATCCTGGGGATGGCAGATTTGCTTCTGGAAACGCCCCTCAACGACGAGCAGCGCCGCTACCTGGAGACCATGACCGACAACGGCAACACGCTACTCGAGCTTATCAACGGCATTCTCGACCTCGCGCGAGTCGAAAGCGGACGGCTCGTTCTGGAGAGTGTGGAATTCGACCTCGAAGCGCTGGTTGACCGTGTGCTCGACACGCTCGGCGTGCGCGCGCATGAGAAGGGACTGGAACTCGCAGCTCGCATTGCTCCGGAAGTTCATCTGGCGCTCGTGGGCGATCCGCTGCGTCTGCGGCAGATTCTGCTCAATCTCGTCGGCAACGCGACCAAGTTCACGGTTCGCGGCGAAATCGGTCTGACCCTGGAGCCCCACAGGCCGGCCGGCGGCCTTCCCTCCGACGAGACCATGATCCGTTTCGCGGTCAAGGACACCGGCATCGGAATCGCCAGCCAGCAGCTCGATCACATATTTGCCAACTTCTCACAGGCCGATTCTTCGACCACGCGTAACTACGGTGGCTCCGGTCTCGGACTGGCAATCACCAAGCGGCTCGTCGAGATGATGGGTGGGCGGATCTGGGTCGAGAGCGAGCCCGGACAGGGGAGCACCTTCTACTTCACCGCTCGTTTCAAACTAGCGGAGGCCGCGATTCCTCAGGTCGTCCCGAAATCGTCGCAGCTGTCCGGCGTGCGGGTGATGATCGCCGACGGCTCCGCGATGAATCGCGATTTGCTCAACGAGATCCTCACTGCCCAAGGTGCTCTCGTCACCGTCGGCAAAACATCCGCAGCGGTGATGGGGGAAATCGCGCGTTCCCACGAAGAGCACGATCCTTACCGCCTGATGTTGATCGCCGCGCACCTCGACGACGCCGATGGGTTCCAGCTTGCGCGCAAGGCGCGAACCGCAGCGGGACACGGGACGCGCATAATCCAGATGCTTACCTCGGATGACCTCACCAGTCAGCTTCAGCGTCTTCGCGAGGCCGGCCTGCAGCATCACCTCGTGAAGCCGCTCAAACGCGCAGAGGTTTTGAACGCGGTGTCGCGCGCGATAGGAGGGCAGACCCCCGCGTCGCGCACCAGCAGCGTGGTCGGTAACGGAGCCTTAGACCACACGCGGCCGCTTAAAATTTTGCTCGCGGACGATTCTGGTGACAATCGCGCGCTTATCGCGGCGTTTCTCAAGGGTTCTCCGCACACCATCGAGGGCGTCGAGAACGGTGCGCGCGCGGTAGAGCGCTTCAAAGACGGAAATTACGACCTCGTACTGATGGATCTTCAGATGCCGGTGATGGACGGAGACGAGGCGACTCGCGAGATTCGCCGCTTCGAGCGGGAGAATCTCCGCTCACACACCCCCATTGTGGCTCTGTCGGCGGCGGTGTTTTCAGAATCCGTCGCGCAAAGCCTCGCCGCCGGATGCGACGAGCACATCGGCAAACCGGTCAAGCGCGCGATGCTGCTCGACGTACTCAATCGCCTGGGCGCCAAGGCATCTCTTCCGCACAGCCCCGAACCCAACCGCGCGGCATAGTTCGAACCTCGGATTCGCGGACCGAACGTCGGCGAAGTTGGGCGACCCATGATCGCGTGACGGGCCGGCCGCCGCCCTTGTTATCGGCGAGCACCTTAGGCTAAGCGATGGATCAACCATGAGCGAATTTACCGTCAAGGACAAAGCCGCGATCGTCGGAGTAGGCGAGACCAAATACTACAAGCGCGGCGGTGCTCCCGTGAGCGAGTTTCGCCTCGCACTCGAAGCGATTCTGCGAGCCTGCGACGACGCGGGAATTCGTCCGACCGACATCGATGGAATCGCCTCCTACAGCAATGATCGCAATGACTCGGTTCGGGTCGCGACCGCCCTGGGGCTGCCGGAGCTACGCCTGTCGACGATGTTCTGGGGCGGTGGGGGCGGGGGCGGTTCGGGTGCGATTGGCAACGCGGCGGCGGCGATTGCCGCGGGATACGCCACTTGTGTCGTAGTTTACCGCGCGCTCGCGCAGGGACAATTCGGACGTTTCGGACAGACCCCAGCGCTCAACACGATTTCGGGGTCGCCCGCCTATACCTGGCCCTACGGAATGTCCACGCCCGCCCAATGGATCGCGCTGCGCACCCGCCGCTTCATGCACGAACACCACGTTACCCAGGATGCGATCGCAGCGATCGCGCTCGCCTGCTACCACCACGCACAATTCAACCCGCGCGCGATCATGTATGGCCGTCCGCTCACGCGACAGATGTACGACGAATCGCGATGGATCGTCGAGCCGTTCCATCTCTACGACTGTTGCATGGAGAACGATGGCGCCGCAGCGGTCATTCTCACCACCCCCGAGCGCGCCCGCGACACGCGGCAACGGCCGGCGTGGATAATGGCAGCGGCGCAGGGCTCGGATTTCCGCCAGGGCGCCGGCGCCGAGAACAATCCCGACTACGGCTCTTCAAATTTCAAGACCCTGGCGCCACGGCTTTACGCGATGGCTGGCATCGAGCCCAAGGACGTCGATGTCGCCCAGGTCTATGAGAACTTCACCGGCGCGGTGATGACCAGCCTGGTTGAGCACGGCTTCTGCACTCCTGAGCAGGTGATGGAATTCTGCACCGTGGAGAATCTCACCTGGCCCAACGGCCGGCTGGCGATTAACACCAGCGGCGGCAACCTCGCCGAATGCTACATGCACGGGCTCGAATTGATCATCGAAGCGGCGCGCCAGGTGCGCGGCACTTCCACGTGCCAGGTCAAGGACGCGGAGATCTCGATGGTCGTGTCGGGACCGATGGTCGCGCCAGTCAGCGATCTGATCCTCCATCGATAGCGGAAAACAGCTATGAGCGAAGCTCCAAAGACTTACCTGCCGCAGGGGATGCCGGCACCGGTCGCACAGCGCGACGGCGTCGACAAGGAATTCTACGAAGCCGCGAAGCGCCACGAGCTGGTCGTGCAGCGCTGCGGCAAGTGCGGGACCTACCAGTTTCCAGCAGAATGGATTTGCTACAAGTGTCACACGATGGAGCCCGGATGGGAGCGAATCTCGGGACGCGGGCGCATCTATAGCTGGGAGCGCGTATGGCATCCTGCCCATCCCGCGCTCAAGAATTCCTGCCCCTACCTGGTCGTGGTCGTGGAGCTTCCTGATGCGGGGAAGGTGCGGATGGTCGGAAATCTGCTTGGCGACCCGATGCAGGAAGTGAAGATCGATTCCGAAGTCGAAGCCGTCTTCGAAGATCGCGAAGGCGCCACTTTAGTCCAGTGGCGCCTCGCCGGCCGATGACCCTGGTGGCGCTGACGTCCCGGCGGCGTTCGTTGTCTAGCCTTACACCTTCTCGCCGTCAGGCTTGACGAACTGAAGCGACGCCGAGTTCATGCAATAACGCAGCCCTGTCGGTCGCGGCCCGTCGTCGAAAACGTGGCCGAGGTGCGCATCGCACTTCGCGCACAGCACCTCGGTACGCTTCATGAACAGGGAATTGTCGGTCTCGGTCTTCACGTTCTCGGGCGCAATCGGCTGCCAGAAGCTCGGCCATCCGGTCCCCGAGTCATATTTCGTGTCGGACGAGAACAGCGCGTTGCCGCAGCATACGCAGCGGAAAAGCCCTTTCTCGTGCCAATTGGCGTACTTGTTGCCGAAGGGACGCTCGGTGCCCTTGCGGCGGGTCACGTCGTATTGCTCGGGCGTCAATTCCTTGCGCCACTCTACATCGGACTTTACAACTTTTTTCTCTGGCACGACTTCCTTCCTTTCACCGGCGTCGGTGAACTCTGCGATGGGAACCGTATCGGACGGATTGCCGGTGACTTGCGATGCCGGACCTTCGTCCGAGTCTGCACCGCCGACGAACTTGAGGGCAAGGAGCCCTGCGATTGCCGCGATGCCGCCGAGTATCGCGCGGCGGCTAACTAGCCTGGAATTCACATGACCTCCAAAGGAGTTCGCTTAACCACTTCCTAATATAGTAATCGGCGGGGCGCCCGGATGGTTCCACCGCGAACTAGGCGCGTTGCTGTATTCGTGTACCGATGATAGCTCAATACCGCGCCGGTCATTCTGGGTGTTGGCGACAACGGTAACGGGGGTTGCAACGTGACACTGCTCCAGATCTACGCACTAACGGCTGTCCTTCTTGCTCTCAAAATGGCCGCGATTTCAGTAGTCCAGGGGAGGGCGCGAACCGCGGCCAAGAAGTTCTTGAACCCTGAAGACGCGCGCACTCTCGGCGGTGAAGCAGTCGCCGAAGAAGTAGAAATGGTTCTGCGCGGGGGCCGAGCCTGGCGCAACGACCTGGAAAACATCCCGATTTTTCTGATTCTCGCGTGGGTCTACGTAGCCGCCGGACTCTCGACCACGCTGTTCGTCATCTACTGCGCGGTTTTCGTGGTGGCGCGGATAGTTCACACCATCTGCTACCTGAACGCGGTGCAGCCCCTGCGCACCATCAGCTACACGATCGGCGCGCTCGCGATGTTTGCCCTGATGATCAATCTAATCACACGCGTCGTTTTAGTCTGAACGTCTTTCGAGATCGTTCTGGAGGACGCGGCTTTGAGGCGGCGTCCATCGTCAGCATCTAGCTTGTCCGGACTGCGACGTCGACCACTCCGAGCGGATTGGTCTCGAGGGCGTAGTGATGACCCTGGTACGAGTAGAAGAGCATCTCGCCGCCCGTGTCGGTAATCGGTATCGCTCCCTTCGGTTCGCCCATGATCTTCGTAATCTGAACGCGGTCTTTGCCCAGGAACTGAGCCGCCGCTTTGCGGCTCTCGTTTTGTTCGGCCTGCTCGAGCACACATCCGGTCGCGATGGTTGCCAAAAAAAGGGCCAGCGTCCCCATGACGATTGCTAGCTTCATCCTGCGTCTGCGGGAGGACCGTTGCTTGATCAGTTCGCGAAACTCACGTTCCGGATCTGCACGATAGGTCGCTCACCTCATAATTCCGTCCCCCTCACTTGGTCTGATTCGGCACAGCACGACCTCGTGGTTTGGTCGCGAGATTGGTCTCGTAGTGAAGGTTTCGGTGGCTTCCGCGAAAATATTCCAGTAAATCCATTAGGTTACTTGGTTAATAACGAAAAATGAGTAAATCCCTAAGGAAAACAACCGA from Candidatus Binataceae bacterium harbors:
- a CDS encoding MAPEG family protein: MTLLQIYALTAVLLALKMAAISVVQGRARTAAKKFLNPEDARTLGGEAVAEEVEMVLRGGRAWRNDLENIPIFLILAWVYVAAGLSTTLFVIYCAVFVVARIVHTICYLNAVQPLRTISYTIGALAMFALMINLITRVVLV